In Planktothrix serta PCC 8927, the following are encoded in one genomic region:
- a CDS encoding zinc ribbon domain-containing protein yields the protein MSKIPILATNYETTMDKICPSCGFDNSQRAKFCIECGTLLTNSVSVNKPQILHPQSYNSKPSEFETDKFALLTPKQNSKVRDSSPLFVPPVFPDPMFPAIK from the coding sequence ATGAGCAAAATCCCAATTCTAGCTACAAATTATGAAACAACAATGGATAAGATTTGTCCTAGTTGTGGATTCGATAATTCTCAGCGAGCAAAATTCTGTATTGAATGCGGCACTTTGCTCACGAACTCGGTATCGGTCAATAAACCCCAAATCTTACATCCTCAATCCTACAATAGCAAACCGTCGGAATTTGAGACAGACAAGTTTGCCCTATTAACCCCCAAACAGAATAGCAAGGTTAGGGACAGTTCCCCCCTGTTTGTTCCTCCGGTGTTCCCAGATCCGATGTTCCCTGCTATAAAATAG
- a CDS encoding J domain-containing protein, giving the protein MTSPETSSQQQPQPENHPALSSSYYTLLGLHPSATPIEIRRAYRELSKLYHPDTTTLSKAIATAKFQKLNEAYATLSNPERRQSYDLKIGYSRYHVIQVPTNFNQPYSKTNRSPNSSAYLDPTDRPLSAGEIFALFLMGVSLIGCLLLAIFIGLTRSGGVGESIQPLGFLIFSNIDFLGLVKTAIINI; this is encoded by the coding sequence GTGACTTCCCCAGAAACTTCATCCCAACAGCAACCCCAACCCGAAAACCATCCGGCGCTGAGTTCTAGCTATTACACGCTGTTAGGACTTCATCCTAGTGCTACCCCCATAGAAATTCGCCGCGCCTATCGGGAATTGAGTAAACTTTACCATCCTGATACAACCACATTATCAAAAGCGATCGCCACGGCCAAATTTCAAAAACTCAATGAAGCTTACGCCACCTTAAGCAACCCAGAACGGCGTCAATCTTATGATCTCAAAATCGGCTATTCTCGATATCATGTCATTCAGGTTCCGACTAATTTTAATCAACCCTATTCTAAAACAAATCGTTCTCCTAATTCCTCTGCTTATTTAGACCCTACAGATCGTCCCCTTTCCGCCGGAGAGATTTTTGCATTATTTCTGATGGGGGTTAGTTTAATAGGATGTTTATTGTTAGCTATTTTTATCGGTTTAACTCGTTCCGGGGGTGTTGGAGAATCTATTCAACCTCTAGGATTTTTAATATTTTCAAACATTGATTTCTTGGGATTAGTAAAAACTGCTATAATCAACATCTAG
- a CDS encoding pentapeptide repeat-containing protein — protein MKILSTAMFGTATVLLLGLGVTTPAYSQNPNDLKQLLETRFCQGCDLRGANLSGAHLIGVDLRDANLAGANLANANLEGADLKGANLTAANLEGAFLNQVEFNHANLTAANLTDANLVQAQLDGANLLNADLTGSEFAIPTVQTAELPKGSADDLGIPEMGVGLDSRLTFPVGGPELDEPFEYSQEYLDQTVNPTLNSSQAIDSDPFLRKTTTFNDGMRGDVNPSGTDLLKVDF, from the coding sequence ATGAAAATCCTATCCACAGCAATGTTTGGAACCGCCACAGTGCTTCTACTTGGTTTGGGAGTTACGACTCCAGCCTATTCTCAGAACCCTAATGATCTGAAACAATTATTAGAAACCCGGTTCTGTCAAGGGTGTGATTTGAGAGGAGCTAATTTAAGCGGTGCTCATTTGATTGGTGTAGATTTACGAGATGCTAATCTTGCAGGTGCAAATTTAGCAAATGCGAATTTAGAAGGTGCAGATTTAAAAGGTGCGAACTTAACCGCAGCAAACTTAGAAGGTGCGTTTTTAAATCAAGTTGAATTTAATCATGCTAACCTGACGGCTGCAAATTTAACCGATGCGAATTTAGTTCAAGCTCAATTAGACGGTGCAAATCTTTTGAATGCGGATTTAACCGGATCTGAATTTGCAATTCCAACGGTACAAACTGCTGAACTTCCCAAAGGATCAGCCGATGATTTAGGAATACCTGAAATGGGTGTAGGTCTTGATTCTCGGTTAACTTTCCCTGTAGGGGGGCCAGAATTGGATGAACCTTTTGAATATAGCCAAGAATATCTGGATCAAACGGTTAATCCGACCTTAAATTCATCACAAGCGATTGATTCTGATCCGTTTTTACGCAAAACAACGACCTTTAATGATGGTATGAGGGGAGATGTTAACCCATCAGGAACAGATCTGTTAAAAGTTGATTTTTAA
- a CDS encoding amino acid ABC transporter ATP-binding protein, with protein MTQIQPNTNSVQATTEDYAILATDVQKWYSNNFHVLRGVSLSVKRGEVVVIMGPSGSGKSTFIRTFNALEEFQQGSIVIDGINLSHDLKNIEEIRKEVGMVFQQFNLFPHLSILQNITLAPIWVRRWPQAKAEEVALQLLERVGILEQAKKYPGQLSGGQQQRVAIARALAMQPKIMLFDEPTSALDPEMVREVLDVMRTLAESGMTMVCVTHEVGFAREVADRIVLMADGILVEEGTPEEFFNNPQEERTQKFLSQIL; from the coding sequence ATGACACAAATACAACCCAATACCAACTCAGTTCAAGCGACAACAGAAGATTATGCAATTCTGGCGACCGATGTACAGAAATGGTACAGCAATAATTTCCACGTTCTCAGAGGGGTTAGCCTTTCTGTTAAACGGGGAGAAGTTGTGGTGATTATGGGGCCATCGGGTTCAGGAAAATCAACCTTTATTCGGACATTTAATGCTTTAGAAGAATTTCAACAAGGCAGTATTGTGATTGATGGGATTAATTTATCCCATGATTTAAAAAATATTGAAGAAATTCGTAAAGAAGTGGGAATGGTGTTTCAACAGTTTAATTTATTTCCCCATTTAAGTATTTTACAAAATATCACTTTAGCCCCAATTTGGGTAAGACGTTGGCCGCAAGCCAAAGCGGAAGAAGTGGCATTACAATTATTAGAACGGGTGGGAATTTTAGAACAGGCGAAAAAATATCCCGGTCAATTATCTGGCGGTCAACAACAACGAGTTGCGATCGCTAGAGCGTTAGCGATGCAGCCTAAAATTATGTTATTTGATGAACCTACTTCTGCTTTAGACCCGGAAATGGTGCGAGAGGTTTTAGATGTGATGCGAACTTTAGCGGAGTCGGGAATGACAATGGTTTGTGTCACCCATGAAGTCGGATTTGCGCGAGAAGTAGCCGATAGAATTGTGTTAATGGCCGATGGAATTTTAGTCGAAGAAGGAACACCAGAAGAATTTTTTAATAATCCTCAAGAAGAACGAACTCAAAAGTTTCTATCTCAAATTCTTTAA
- a CDS encoding calcium-binding protein gives MQPIPSETRSVSIPEPRLTEQLSNIPVISQPLTPSDPVSGLFLLTENADTVEIAPGVLGVNPVAISKYPNGLAALGGNDYVLGSTDPEQMVGNQGQDTLDGQEGDDTLRGGQEFDVIYGGTGNDLLNGNLDNDYLYGNEDNDLLRGGQGDDALVGEAGNDTLIGDLGVDRLWGGEGVDVFVLRTDTVTPPPSDCGCGGVDNLDTITSDFILDYNSSQGDVIGLTAGLTVNDIVLTQQTLTYGDLRDYDSSGPYPPGEIRTLDFQIESASVTVITIADTGNVLGLVKGVAPAQLQFVSVGDNLLGQG, from the coding sequence ATGCAACCCATCCCATCGGAAACAAGATCTGTTAGTATCCCAGAACCGAGACTGACAGAACAACTCAGTAATATTCCTGTAATTTCTCAACCCCTAACCCCGTCTGATCCAGTATCGGGATTATTTTTATTAACGGAAAATGCCGATACCGTTGAAATTGCACCCGGAGTTTTAGGGGTTAACCCTGTGGCGATCTCCAAATATCCTAACGGGTTAGCCGCCTTGGGAGGAAATGATTATGTGTTAGGCTCCACAGACCCCGAACAAATGGTCGGAAATCAGGGTCAAGATACTCTCGATGGTCAGGAGGGAGATGATACCCTGCGGGGGGGTCAAGAGTTTGACGTCATTTATGGGGGTACAGGGAATGATTTGCTTAACGGAAATTTAGATAATGATTATCTCTATGGAAATGAAGATAATGATTTGCTTCGAGGCGGTCAAGGGGACGATGCGTTAGTCGGAGAAGCCGGAAACGATACCCTCATCGGTGATCTGGGGGTTGACCGTCTCTGGGGGGGTGAAGGTGTGGATGTGTTTGTATTGCGTACCGATACCGTCACCCCGCCACCGTCAGACTGTGGTTGTGGTGGAGTGGACAATCTGGACACGATTACCTCTGATTTTATTCTCGATTACAATAGCAGCCAAGGGGATGTAATTGGGTTAACAGCAGGCTTAACAGTTAATGATATTGTGTTAACGCAACAAACCCTAACCTATGGCGATCTTCGAGATTATGATAGTAGTGGCCCCTACCCGCCCGGTGAAATTAGAACCCTGGATTTTCAAATTGAATCAGCATCCGTAACGGTGATTACAATAGCAGACACAGGAAATGTTTTGGGTTTAGTTAAAGGGGTTGCGCCTGCACAACTTCAATTTGTCTCCGTTGGAGATAATCTGTTAGGACAGGGATAA
- a CDS encoding NAD(P)-dependent oxidoreductase: MKTAFLGLGVMGGFMSANLAKAGYSVNAWNRTSDRPGVKIALEAGANIVHSIQEAVTDIDIICTCVSDIPDVEAVILGEKGIIHFAKPGAIIIDFSTIGSEAARRISQQLELAEIQFLDAPVSGGDVGAKNGTLTIMVGGDETIFETSKPILETMGKNIRYCGKVGSGQAVKLCNQILCSLNMVGICEALLLAEKQGIDPNLVVKICSTGAAGSWALSNLGLKVAHGDFEPGFMIKHILKDLRIVQETLNSDPGLPGTELADKLFKIVQELDQGLGGNQGTQAMIRAYKEGE, from the coding sequence ATGAAAACAGCATTTTTAGGTTTAGGGGTGATGGGTGGTTTCATGAGCGCCAACCTCGCCAAAGCAGGATATTCTGTTAACGCTTGGAATCGAACGAGCGATCGCCCTGGTGTTAAAATAGCATTAGAAGCGGGGGCTAATATCGTTCATTCTATTCAAGAAGCGGTTACAGATATTGATATTATTTGTACCTGTGTTAGCGATATTCCTGATGTTGAAGCCGTGATATTAGGCGAAAAAGGAATAATTCATTTTGCTAAACCAGGGGCTATTATTATTGATTTTAGTACCATAGGTTCAGAAGCCGCCCGTCGCATTTCTCAACAGCTTGAACTGGCTGAAATTCAATTTTTAGATGCTCCCGTTTCTGGGGGTGATGTTGGAGCGAAAAACGGCACATTAACCATTATGGTCGGTGGAGATGAAACAATATTTGAAACCTCTAAACCGATATTAGAAACAATGGGTAAAAATATCCGGTATTGTGGCAAAGTGGGCAGTGGTCAAGCCGTTAAACTCTGTAATCAAATTCTCTGTTCTTTAAATATGGTTGGCATTTGTGAAGCCCTGTTATTAGCTGAAAAACAAGGCATTGATCCCAATTTAGTCGTTAAAATTTGTAGCACCGGAGCCGCCGGATCTTGGGCGTTATCGAATTTAGGTTTAAAAGTCGCTCACGGTGATTTTGAACCTGGTTTTATGATTAAACATATCTTAAAAGACCTGAGAATTGTTCAAGAAACTCTCAATTCTGATCCCGGTTTACCCGGTACAGAATTAGCCGATAAATTATTTAAAATTGTCCAAGAATTAGATCAAGGATTAGGCGGAAATCAAGGAACACAAGCAATGATTCGAGCTTATAAAGAAGGAGAATAA
- the gor gene encoding glutathione-disulfide reductase — MSYDYDLFVIGAGSGGLASSKRAASYGAKVAIAEYDLVGGTCVIRGCVPKKLMVYASQFSYMYQYAQGYGWGEVEPEFDWNKLITSVDTEVRRLSQLHISFLEKAGVELISGYAKFIDPHTVEVGDRTITADKILIAVGGEAFKPNIPGIEHSITSREMFLLPEQPKRFAVWGGGYIGVEFASILKGLGSEVTQIIRRDLILHGFDEDICSNIQGGMASHGINFITQKVIEKIEKTEEGLQLFLSGEDSEPLIVDALLCATGRKPNLAGLMLENAGIELNGKGAIKVSLDSRTNQPNIFAVGDCTDRMNLTPVAIAEGRAFADTEFGHQPRFITHENIATAVFSNPEAATVGLTETQAREKFGDNIKCYTARFRPMFHSFTGSEEKVFIKLIVEINTDRILGAHTVGKDAAELIQGIAIAVNMGATKKDFDNTMGIHPTSGEEFVTLR, encoded by the coding sequence ATGAGTTATGATTATGATTTGTTTGTGATTGGTGCAGGTTCAGGGGGATTAGCCTCTTCAAAACGAGCGGCATCTTATGGGGCAAAAGTTGCGATCGCCGAATATGATTTAGTCGGTGGAACTTGTGTAATTCGCGGTTGTGTCCCTAAAAAATTGATGGTTTATGCTTCCCAATTTTCTTATATGTACCAATATGCTCAAGGTTATGGATGGGGAGAAGTTGAACCCGAATTTGATTGGAATAAATTAATTACATCTGTTGATACCGAAGTTAGACGCTTAAGTCAACTGCATATTAGTTTCTTGGAAAAAGCCGGAGTTGAACTCATTTCTGGTTATGCTAAATTTATTGATCCTCATACGGTAGAAGTGGGCGATCGCACAATTACCGCCGATAAGATTTTAATTGCTGTTGGCGGAGAAGCGTTTAAACCCAATATTCCCGGAATTGAACATAGTATTACCTCGCGTGAAATGTTTTTACTTCCTGAACAACCAAAACGGTTTGCGGTTTGGGGAGGCGGTTATATTGGAGTTGAATTTGCTAGTATTCTCAAAGGATTAGGCAGTGAAGTTACCCAAATTATTCGCCGAGATTTGATTTTACATGGCTTTGATGAAGATATTTGCAGCAATATTCAAGGGGGAATGGCGAGTCATGGGATTAATTTTATAACCCAAAAAGTGATTGAAAAAATAGAAAAAACTGAAGAAGGATTACAGTTATTTTTGAGTGGGGAAGACTCAGAACCTTTAATAGTTGATGCCCTGCTTTGCGCTACAGGTCGCAAACCTAATTTAGCAGGATTAATGTTAGAAAATGCCGGAATTGAATTGAATGGGAAAGGAGCCATTAAAGTTAGTCTTGATAGTCGCACGAATCAGCCTAATATTTTTGCAGTGGGAGATTGTACCGACCGGATGAATTTAACCCCCGTTGCGATCGCCGAAGGACGAGCATTTGCGGATACAGAATTCGGTCATCAACCTCGATTTATTACCCATGAAAATATTGCAACGGCTGTATTTTCTAACCCGGAAGCTGCAACGGTGGGATTAACAGAAACCCAAGCGCGAGAAAAATTTGGCGATAATATTAAATGTTATACCGCTCGCTTTCGTCCGATGTTTCATAGTTTCACAGGCTCAGAAGAAAAGGTCTTCATTAAATTAATTGTTGAAATCAATACGGATCGGATTTTAGGCGCTCATACAGTCGGAAAAGATGCCGCAGAATTAATTCAAGGAATTGCGATCGCTGTGAATATGGGAGCCACTAAAAAAGACTTCGATAACACAATGGGAATTCATCCTACCAGTGGTGAAGAATTCGTTACCCTCAGATAA